CTTCTCCCGCACGGCGATCGACTACGCCGGGTCGATCGCGACCCGCGTGATCCTCATCGACGGCGACCGGCTCGCCCGCCTCATGATCCGTTACGGCGTGGGGGTGCAGGTGAAACGGCGCATCGAGATCGTCGAGATCGACGAGGACTTCTTCGAATAGCCCCATCAGCTGCCATATCGCCCCCGATAACTCTCCGCTACTGTGATGGCCATGAACATCCGGGCGGAGCGACTGGGGGCGGGGATGAGCCAATCCGAATTGGCGCGGGCCGCGCATGTGCCGCAGCCCAATCTCTCCGCCTATGAGAACAATCGACGTTCCCCGAGCCCCGAAGTGCTCGACCGGATCCGGAGCGCGCTGCGCGCACGTCCGTCCGCCCGGATCGCCCAGCATCGGGAGGCGATCCTCGCCGCGGTCACCGCACATCACGGCACGGACCCCAGGATCTTCGGTTCGGTGAGCCGAGGGGAGGACATCGGTGGCTCCGACCTGGACCTGCTCGTCACCTTCACGGACGAGGCCAGCCTCTTCGACGAGATCGGGCTCCGGCTCGCGCTGACCGACCTGCTCGGTGTCGAGGTCGATATCGTCGCCTCCGACACCCTCCGCGGCAGCTTCCGCGACCGGGTTCTGCGTGAATCGGTGCCCGTGTGAGGAGCGATGCGACGTTGGCGCGCGATGCCATCGAAGGAGTCCTCGCCGTCTGCGACACACTGGCCGAGCTGACCGAGATCGGCTACGAGGAGTTCGCCGCCGACGTCCGAAGTCAGTGGGCAGTGGAGATGGGCCTGATCCGGATCGGGGAGGGCGTCAACCGCGTCCCGCGGGCAGTGCTGGAGACGTTCGACGGCCAGCCGTGGCGCCTCATCGTCGCCATGCGCAACTTTGCGGCTCACCAATACGACGACCTCGATCCTCTGCGGGTCTGGCGCACGGTGACGAGCGACGTCCCGGTGCTGCGGACGTATCTGGCGGACGTGGTCCTGGTGGCGCTGGCATGAGCAACTTCGAATTCGTCCGGATCACGATGCCCTCGATCCACGAGGACTGTGCCCGGGCCGAGTCCTACGTCGCCACCGACCCGCGCTCGGCGTGCTTCTATGCGCGCCGCGTGGTCGAGGAGGTCGCCGGCTACCTGTACGAGGTGCTCGAGCTGCCCGCCCCCTATCGCAACGACCTGGCGGCCCGGCTCGACGCCGCCGCGTTCAAGGCGTGCGTGCCACCGGCGATCACCCAAAAGCTCACCGCGATCCGCCGCATCGCCAACACGGCCGTGCACGACCAGCGACGCATCGGCAAGGACGCCTCGCTCGCGGTGCTGCGCGAACTCTTCCACGTCGTCGTCTGGGCCTCCTACCACCACTCGCCGCGGCCCGACGCGGCGCCCCTGCGCGCCGCGTTCGACCCGGCACTCGCGCGACGCGCCGCCCCGCTCACGCGCGAGGAGGTGCTCGCCCTCGCCGCGAAGTTCACCGAGCAGGACGAGAACCACGCCCGGGCGCTCGCCGAGAAGGACGACCTGCTCGCCGAGCGCGAGGCCCAGATCGCCGAGCTCCGCGCCCGGATCGCGGCCGCGCAGGCGGGCGCCGCCCCCGACGAACGCGACTACTCCGAGGCCGAGGCCCGCGTCGCGTTCAT
The window above is part of the Pseudactinotalea sp. HY158 genome. Proteins encoded here:
- a CDS encoding helix-turn-helix domain-containing protein; its protein translation is MAMNIRAERLGAGMSQSELARAAHVPQPNLSAYENNRRSPSPEVLDRIRSALRARPSARIAQHREAILAAVTAHHGTDPRIFGSVSRGEDIGGSDLDLLVTFTDEASLFDEIGLRLALTDLLGVEVDIVASDTLRGSFRDRVLRESVPV
- a CDS encoding DUF86 domain-containing protein, whose translation is MARDAIEGVLAVCDTLAELTEIGYEEFAADVRSQWAVEMGLIRIGEGVNRVPRAVLETFDGQPWRLIVAMRNFAAHQYDDLDPLRVWRTVTSDVPVLRTYLADVVLVALA